In Mycobacterium branderi, the DNA window AGCTGGAGCCCAACCCCGGCTACCACGGCAACCGGATGCCGCAGAACAAGGGGCTGCGCTTCGTGCTCTACGCCAACCTCGACACCGCCTACGCCGACCTGCTGTCCGCCAATCTCGATGTGCTGGACAGCATTCCGCCCAGTGTGCTGCCGGTCTACCGCAAAGACCTGGGCGACCGCGCGGTCACCGCGCCGGCCGCGACCAACCGCACGCTCGACACCCCGCTGCGGCTGCCGCATTTCGGCGGGGAGGAGGGCCGGCTGCGCAGGCTGGCGCTGGCGGCGGCCATCAACCGTCCGCAGATCTGCCGGCAGATCTTCAACGGAACATGCGAGCCCGCCCGCGATTTCACCGCCAGCTCGCTGCCCGGCTACAACCCCGGCATCGCCGGCAACGACGCGCTGGACTTCGACCCCGACCGGGCGCGGCGGCTGTGGGCACAGGCCGACGCCATCTCGCCGTGGAGCGGCCAGTACGCGATCGGCTACAACGCCGACGGCGGCCATCAGGAGTGGGTGGACGCGGTGGCCAACAGCATCAAGAACGTGCTGGGCATCGACGCGGCCGGCGCGCCGCAACCCACCTTCGCCGGCTTTCGCACCCAGATCACCAGCCGGACCATCGCCACGGCGTTTCGGGCCGGCTGGCAAGGCGACTACCCGTCGATGCTCAGCTTCTTAGAACCACTGTTCGTCACCGGCGCCGGAGCCAACGACGTCGGCTACTCCAACCCGCGCTTCGACGCGGCGCTGGCCCGCGCCGCCGCCGCCCCCAATCTGGCGCAGTCCTACGCGCTGACCACCGAGGCGCAGCGAATCCTGTTGCGCGACATGCCCGTCGTACCACTGTGGTACGTCGTCACCGTGGCCGGCCGGTCATCGGCGGTCAGCAACGTCGTGCTCACCTGGAACGGGCTGCCCGACTACGAACACATCGTGAAGGCCTGAGATGGGCTGGTATCTCGCGCGGCGCATCGCGGTCATGGTCCCGGTTTTCCTCTGCGCCACACTGCTGATCTACGGCATGGTCTTCCTGTTGCCCGGCGACCCGATCGCCGCGCTGGGCGGAGACCGGCCGCTGAGCCCCGCGGTGGCCGCACAACTGCGCGCGCAATACCACCTCGACGACCCGTTCTGGTTGCAGTACCTGCACTACCTGGGCGGCATCCTGCGCGGCGACCTTGGCCGCGCCTACTCCGGTCTGCCGGTGACAACCGTTCTGGCCCAAGCATTTCCGGTGACGATCCGGCTGGCGTTGATCGCGTTGGCGGTGGAGGCGGCGCTGGGCATCGGTTTCGGGGTGATCGCCGGGCTGCGCCAGGGCGGCATTTTCGACGCCGCCGTGCTGATCGCGAGCCTGGCCATCATCGCGGTCCCGATCTTCGTGCTGGGGTTCTTGGCCCAGTTCGTGTTCGGGGTGCGGTTCGGCCTCGCCGCGGTCACGGTGGGCGATCAGCCGACGTTTGGGCGGCTGCTGTTGCCCGGCATCGTGTTGGGCTCGGTGTCGTTCGCGTACGTGGTGCGGTTGACGCGCTCGGCGGTCGCCGCCAACGCCCACGCCGACTATGTCCGCACCGCCACCGCGAAGGGGTTGTCGCGGCCGCGGGTGGTGACGGTGCACATTCTGCGCAATTCGCTGATCCCGGTGGTGACCTTCCTCGGCGCGGACCTCGGCGCGCTGATGGGTGGTGCGATCGTCACCGAAGGGATCTTCAACATTCACGGCGTCGGCGGCGTGCTCTATCAGGCGGTCACCCGTCAGGAGGCGCCGACGGTGGTGTCGATTGTGACGGTCCTGGTGGTCGTCTACCTGGTGACCAACCTGCTGGTGGACCTGCTGTATGCGGCCTTGGATCCCAGGATCCGCTATGGCTGAGGTGTGGCGCCGGCCGAAATTCCTTGTCGCGGCGGCACTGATTCTGTTGGTCGTGGCGATGGCCGCGTTCCCGGCGTTGTTCACCGGTGCCGACCCCGGCTACGCCGATCCCGACCAGAGCATGCTCGCGCCGTCGGCTGCGCACTGGTTCGGCACCGACCTGCAGGGCCATGACATCTATGCCCGCACGATCTACGGCGCCCGGGCGTCGATCACCGTGGGCCTGGGTGCGACGGTGACGGTGTTCGTGGTCGGCGGGGTGCTGGGCGCACTGGCCGGCTTCTACGGCGGCTGGATCGACACGGCGGTCTCGCGCGTCGCGGACGTCTTCTTCGGAATCCCGTTGCTGCTGGCCGCCATTGTGCTGATGCAGGTCATGCATCACCGCACAGTGTGGACGGTGATCGCGATCCTGGCGTTGTTCGGCTGGCCGCAAATCGCCCGGATTGCGCGCAGCGCGGTGCTCGAAGTGCGGGGCAGCGACTACGTGCTGGCTGCAAAAGCGTTGGGGCTGAGCAGGTTCGGCATCCTGATACGCCACGCGGTGCCCAACGCCCTGGGACCGGTGATCGCGGTTGCCACCATTGCGCTGGGGTTGTTCATCGTCACCGAGGCGACGCTGTCCTACCTCGGGGTCGGGCTGCCGCCGTCGGTAGTGTCCTGGGGCGGCGACATCAACGTGGACCAGATCCGGCTGCGGGCCGGCTCGCCCATCCTGTTCTATCCCGCTGGCGCACTGGCCATCACGGTGCTCGCGTTCATGATGATGGGCGACGTGCTGCGCGACGCCCTCGACCCGAAGCCGCGGACATGAGCGCGCCGGCGACGATGCAGAGCAAAGCGATGAGGAGGAGCGGCGCCATGACAGAGCCGCTGCTGTGCGTCGAGGGCCTCGAGGTCCGCTTCGGTGACGACGTGGCCGTCGCGGCGGCCGACCTCACCGTCGAGCGCGGCCAGACCGTCGCCGTCGTCGGCGAATCGGGCTCGGGGAAATCAACCACGGCCGCGGCGGTCCTCGGCCTGCTGCCGCCCGGCGGGCGAATCACTGCCGGACGCATCGTGTTCGACGGTGTCGACATCACGTCGGCCGACCGGCGCACGTTGCGCTCGATCCGGGGCTCCGGCATCGGCTACGTGCCGCAGGACCCGATGACCAACCTGAACCCGGTGTGGAAGGTCGGCTTCCAAGTACGGGAGGCGTTGCGCGCCAACAACATCAGCGATAACGACGCCGTCGAACTGCTCTCACAGGCCGGTATGAAGGATCCGGAAACCCAGGCCCGCCGATACCCGCACCAGCTGTCCGGCGGCATGTGCCAGCGCGCGCTGATCGCCATTGGGCTGGCGGGCCGGCCCCGGCTGCTCATCGCCGACGAGCCCACCTCCGCGTTGGACGTCACCGTCCAGCGACAGGTGCTCGACCACCTGCAACGTCTCACCGCCGAACTGGGCACCGCTCTGCTGCTGATCACCCACGATCTGGCGCTGGCCGCCGAGCGGGCCGAGCGGCTGGTGGTTATGCACCGGGGCGAGGTGGTGGAAACCGGTGCAGCGCAATCGATTCTGACCCGGCCGCAGCAACCGTACACGCAACGGCTGGTGGCCGCTGCACCGTCGCTGCGCGTGCCCTCGGGGCAAAACCGAGCACACACCCGCGGATCCGACGACGACGTCGTCGTCGCCACCGGGCTGACCAAGGTCTACCGGCAGTCCCGCGGCGTGCCGTGGCGGCACACCGAGCTGCGCGCGGTCGACGACGTGTCGTTCCGGCTGCGCCGCGGCACCACGCTTGCCGTCGCCGGCGAATCGGGGTCGGGCAAGTCCACGCTCGCGCGCATGGTGCTCGGGCTGCTGCAACCGACGTCGGGCGGCGTTGTTTTCGACGGGCAAGACATCGCCACGCTGGATCGTCGGGCGGCGTTCGCGTTTCGCCGGCGCGTGCAGCCGGTGTTCCAGAACCCCTACGGCAGCTTGGATCCGATGTACTCGGTGTCGCGCGCCATCGAGGAGCCGCTGCGCATCCATCGGATCGGCGACCGCCGACAGCGCCAACGGACGGTGCGTGAGCTGGCCGACCAGGTCGCGCTACCGGCGTCGCTGCTGGGCCGGCGACCGCGCGAACTGTCGGGCGGTCAACGCCAGCGGGTCGCGATCGCGCGGGCACTGGCGCTGCGCCCCGAGGTGCTGGTCTGCGACGAGGCGGTGTCCGCGCTCGACGTCGTCGTGCAGGCGCAGATTCTCGACCTGCTCACCGAACTGCAAGCCGAACTCGGCCTGACCTATCTGTTCATCAGCCACGACCTGGCGGTGATTCGGCAGATCGCCGACGAGGTCCTGGTGATGCGCGGCGGGCGGGTCGTCGAGCAGGCGCCCACCGAGGAGCTGTTCGCCGAGCCGCGCCACGACTACACCCGCCAGCTGCTGGCGGCGATTCCCCGCGCACCGGGGGGCTGAGTGTGAAATACCCGACGCCACGCCGGCGTGTCGCGTCGCGCAGTTCACACTCGGCGCATAGTGGCTGTCGTGACCACTGACCCGCTGGCCCCGTTGACGGAGCTCCCCGGTGTGGCCGTCGCCGCCGAGCAGGCCCGCGACGCCCTGGGCCGGGCGCATCGGCACCGGGCCAACCTGCGTGGCTGGCCGGTGACCGCGGCCGAGGCCGCGCTGCGGGCGGCGCGGGCGTCGTCGGTGCTCGACGGCGGGCCGCTCCAACTCGACGAGTCGGCCACCAGCGACCCCGTCTTCGCCGGTGCGCTGCGCGTCGCGCAAGCGCTCGAAGGCGGCGAGACCAACCTGGTCGCGGTGTGGC includes these proteins:
- a CDS encoding peptide ABC transporter substrate-binding protein yields the protein MVRAVAAAAVVAAAVLGLTDCGGGGERTDVVIVNAGEPQNPLIPTNTNDTNGGRVIDRLFAGLMSYDAKGTPSLEVAQSIETTDNVTYTITLKPGWTFSDGSPVTAHSFVDAWNYGALATNAQLQQSLFGPIVGFDDVAAAEPKARTMSGLRVLDDHQFTVRLKAPTIDFQLRLGFSAFYPLPAAAFKDMAAFGQHPIGNGPYRLADRDAWLHNVKIELEPNPGYHGNRMPQNKGLRFVLYANLDTAYADLLSANLDVLDSIPPSVLPVYRKDLGDRAVTAPAATNRTLDTPLRLPHFGGEEGRLRRLALAAAINRPQICRQIFNGTCEPARDFTASSLPGYNPGIAGNDALDFDPDRARRLWAQADAISPWSGQYAIGYNADGGHQEWVDAVANSIKNVLGIDAAGAPQPTFAGFRTQITSRTIATAFRAGWQGDYPSMLSFLEPLFVTGAGANDVGYSNPRFDAALARAAAAPNLAQSYALTTEAQRILLRDMPVVPLWYVVTVAGRSSAVSNVVLTWNGLPDYEHIVKA
- a CDS encoding ABC transporter permease, which encodes MGWYLARRIAVMVPVFLCATLLIYGMVFLLPGDPIAALGGDRPLSPAVAAQLRAQYHLDDPFWLQYLHYLGGILRGDLGRAYSGLPVTTVLAQAFPVTIRLALIALAVEAALGIGFGVIAGLRQGGIFDAAVLIASLAIIAVPIFVLGFLAQFVFGVRFGLAAVTVGDQPTFGRLLLPGIVLGSVSFAYVVRLTRSAVAANAHADYVRTATAKGLSRPRVVTVHILRNSLIPVVTFLGADLGALMGGAIVTEGIFNIHGVGGVLYQAVTRQEAPTVVSIVTVLVVVYLVTNLLVDLLYAALDPRIRYG
- a CDS encoding ABC transporter permease; the protein is MRPWIPGSAMAEVWRRPKFLVAAALILLVVAMAAFPALFTGADPGYADPDQSMLAPSAAHWFGTDLQGHDIYARTIYGARASITVGLGATVTVFVVGGVLGALAGFYGGWIDTAVSRVADVFFGIPLLLAAIVLMQVMHHRTVWTVIAILALFGWPQIARIARSAVLEVRGSDYVLAAKALGLSRFGILIRHAVPNALGPVIAVATIALGLFIVTEATLSYLGVGLPPSVVSWGGDINVDQIRLRAGSPILFYPAGALAITVLAFMMMGDVLRDALDPKPRT
- a CDS encoding dipeptide ABC transporter ATP-binding protein, translated to MTEPLLCVEGLEVRFGDDVAVAAADLTVERGQTVAVVGESGSGKSTTAAAVLGLLPPGGRITAGRIVFDGVDITSADRRTLRSIRGSGIGYVPQDPMTNLNPVWKVGFQVREALRANNISDNDAVELLSQAGMKDPETQARRYPHQLSGGMCQRALIAIGLAGRPRLLIADEPTSALDVTVQRQVLDHLQRLTAELGTALLLITHDLALAAERAERLVVMHRGEVVETGAAQSILTRPQQPYTQRLVAAAPSLRVPSGQNRAHTRGSDDDVVVATGLTKVYRQSRGVPWRHTELRAVDDVSFRLRRGTTLAVAGESGSGKSTLARMVLGLLQPTSGGVVFDGQDIATLDRRAAFAFRRRVQPVFQNPYGSLDPMYSVSRAIEEPLRIHRIGDRRQRQRTVRELADQVALPASLLGRRPRELSGGQRQRVAIARALALRPEVLVCDEAVSALDVVVQAQILDLLTELQAELGLTYLFISHDLAVIRQIADEVLVMRGGRVVEQAPTEELFAEPRHDYTRQLLAAIPRAPGG